One genomic region from Puniceicoccus vermicola encodes:
- a CDS encoding GntR family transcriptional regulator translates to MARKDPTHKPKWKWQKTRTGRVADTLRSEVTSGILREGEKLPTYNELSERFQVSRFTIQNAINQLKSEGFLRSVERGGLFVGGKPPHLHRIALVYQQSPENESWPRFNQLLDTSAPSVFKEHQRYSFKRYYNVNRQKGTDGWKQLKDDIRHRRLAGVIASLEAVEIFADQIFRQTTMPLTSLFVPDDHFGIHPNIAMFNSSYDLFVEKALNRFQDHHTTRLAWLTIPPVRYGFDYFHAKGFELFDYWLYQLPRSPLDLSRKITRLLLEAPRSKRPNALMIADENLAAGALQAIQESGLRPGKDISVVAHMNWPASSKYLDPNVHWLGYHVEDTLAQALNSLNKTEKLKKGAHYRMSPQFIDELRG, encoded by the coding sequence ATGGCCCGAAAAGACCCTACCCATAAGCCGAAGTGGAAATGGCAAAAAACCCGCACTGGACGAGTAGCCGACACCCTGCGCTCAGAGGTCACCTCCGGAATTCTGCGAGAGGGTGAAAAACTGCCGACCTACAATGAGCTATCCGAACGTTTTCAGGTCAGCCGATTCACGATCCAGAACGCGATCAACCAGCTTAAGAGCGAAGGCTTTTTACGCAGCGTCGAACGGGGAGGGCTTTTCGTTGGAGGAAAACCTCCACACCTACATCGCATTGCACTCGTCTACCAGCAATCTCCTGAAAATGAGTCCTGGCCACGCTTCAATCAACTCTTGGACACATCGGCACCATCCGTTTTCAAAGAACACCAACGCTATAGCTTCAAGCGATACTATAACGTCAATCGACAAAAAGGCACCGATGGATGGAAACAACTGAAAGACGATATCCGCCATCGCCGCCTGGCAGGTGTCATAGCATCCCTGGAAGCTGTAGAGATCTTTGCGGATCAGATCTTTCGACAGACAACCATGCCCTTGACTTCGCTTTTCGTGCCTGACGATCATTTCGGGATACACCCGAACATCGCTATGTTCAATTCTTCCTACGACCTATTCGTTGAGAAGGCTTTGAACCGTTTCCAGGATCACCATACCACACGCCTCGCTTGGCTCACGATCCCCCCCGTCCGTTACGGCTTCGATTATTTTCATGCCAAAGGTTTTGAATTGTTCGACTATTGGCTCTACCAACTTCCCCGCTCTCCACTCGATCTCTCCCGAAAAATCACACGCCTGCTGCTTGAGGCGCCGCGATCAAAACGCCCGAATGCTCTTATGATTGCCGACGAGAACCTCGCAGCCGGAGCTCTGCAAGCGATTCAAGAAAGCGGCCTGCGACCCGGAAAAGATATCTCCGTCGTCGCCCACATGAACTGGCCGGCTTCGAGCAAATATCTTGACCCAAACGTGCACTGGCTCGGATACCACGTGGAAGATACACTTGCCCAGGCTCTGAATTCTCTAAACAAAACCGAGAAATTGAAAAAAGGGGCTCATTATCGAATGTCCCCGCAGTTCATTGACGAACTGCGCGGATAG